The following nucleotide sequence is from Hevea brasiliensis isolate MT/VB/25A 57/8 chromosome 7, ASM3005281v1, whole genome shotgun sequence.
GATAGAGCCCTGAAAGCAGCGGCAGTTGGTGTGATACCCTTATCAATCATTACATCCCACATCTTCAACGCCTCTTCATTTCTGTGTTCTCTGAATAACCCACTTATGATTATTGTGAACGTGTAAACTGTATGATCACAGCCTTCCACTTCCATTCTCTTAAGGACTGCTAATGCTTCATCAATCTTGCCACACTTAGCAAGGGCATCAATAAGCGCATTATAACAATATGAATCTGGAGGGCATCCTTTCCGGACCATCTCTTCAAAAAGTTTCTCAGCTTCATCCACTCTCCCAAGCTTCCCTAAACCATCAATGAGACTAGAATAAAACATGGCATTGACTGCTACACCATTGCCTCCGCAAAACTCCATATAGTCCATAGCCTCATCCACTCTCCCACTCTTACACAAGCCATTAACAATGACCCCATAAGTAACTTCATCTGGTTCAAGCCCTTCTTTTTTCATCCTCTCAAAAAGCAACATAGCTTCTCTCAtattaccacattttgcatttgaaTCGATCAGAGCTGTATACATTGCCACATTTGCTTTGCATCCCTTCTCAATCATATTTTCAAAAATAGCATATCCTTCTACATGTTTGCCCTCTTTACATAGTCCTCCAATCACTAAACTAAACACATGTGATGGAATTTCCAAGCACTTCTCATCCATttcatgatatagacctaaacacGAATCAAAATTTCCCTCTGCATAACAGGCCTGAATCAAAGTCATATAAGTAATCTTATCAGGTGCCACATTTCTTAGCTCCATAGCTCTTAGTTTCTTAAAAGCTTTCTGGGTTTTCCCCACCTCACAGTACCCTTTAATCATTGTATTATATGTAACAACATCTGGCCCAATTTTTCCATTCTCCATAACCTCAAAAACCCGTTCAGCGGATTCAATAAACTTGGAATTAATCAAACCATTAACCAAAAAGTTATAAGTGAATAAACTTGGTTCAatcccattttccttcattttacgCCACACCCATAATAGCTCCTCTACCATCCCTAAACTCCCAAAGCTCTTAATCAAAGAATTCGACGGGTGAACAGTCATTAAGAACCCTGTTTCTCTGAACATACTAAATACAAACTTAACTCTATCCAAATAACCATGCGCAGCGAAAGCGTCGATCAAAGAAACATAAGCTTCAAGGTTATGAGTGTACTTCTTTTGCTTACCAGCCCATATGAAGAACCTCCAAGCAACATCAGGATTTCCCTGTACCTCCGTCGACCTCAAAACAAACGAGACAAAACTTGGCGACAACTTGATCAAGAACTTGTGGCAAAAAAAATCCAGATTGGATTCCATATTCGAAGACCCATCTAAGAGACTAATGATTTGGTGGACCCACGGAGAGGGCTTAAGGTCTTGATAGTTTCTTGAGGCTACATCAGACAGGTCAATGAAGGGGTCTATCCATTCTGGAGGAGGAAGAGAATTGCACATGAAAACCCACCTGAAAGTTGAGGTGAAGCTGGGAGTAGGACCCAACTTTGGCAAAGACCCACCATTGTTGCAGTGAAGAGGAGTTTGAGACAAGTGTAGAATTGCAGAGATAGGCGAAGGAGATCTACAGAGGACTCTTCTCATCAGGGCTTTTGGTGGTGTACGTACAATAAACCTTGGGTGCGAGTTAAAAGTGGACAGACCTAAACAAGACATATAAATTTCTCTTCATAAAGTAAATCAACAAGGCCTCATAGACTAGTGGTCAGGTCTTTGGGCTCTGAATCGAGCAATCCGAGTTCAAGTGTTAGTGGGACTCTTTATTTTCCCATCTCtttttccttcaactttgcaattATAGAACGTTAATCATCATAATTATTAACCTAGGAATGATTTTCCAACTTTCATCGacttatttttagaaaataacttttttaaa
It contains:
- the LOC110659778 gene encoding pentatricopeptide repeat-containing protein At1g03560, mitochondrial, with amino-acid sequence MRRVLCRSPSPISAILHLSQTPLHCNNGGSLPKLGPTPSFTSTFRWVFMCNSLPPPEWIDPFIDLSDVASRNYQDLKPSPWVHQIISLLDGSSNMESNLDFFCHKFLIKLSPSFVSFVLRSTEVQGNPDVAWRFFIWAGKQKKYTHNLEAYVSLIDAFAAHGYLDRVKFVFSMFRETGFLMTVHPSNSLIKSFGSLGMVEELLWVWRKMKENGIEPSLFTYNFLVNGLINSKFIESAERVFEVMENGKIGPDVVTYNTMIKGYCEVGKTQKAFKKLRAMELRNVAPDKITYMTLIQACYAEGNFDSCLGLYHEMDEKCLEIPSHVFSLVIGGLCKEGKHVEGYAIFENMIEKGCKANVAMYTALIDSNAKCGNMREAMLLFERMKKEGLEPDEVTYGVIVNGLCKSGRVDEAMDYMEFCGGNGVAVNAMFYSSLIDGLGKLGRVDEAEKLFEEMVRKGCPPDSYCYNALIDALAKCGKIDEALAVLKRMEVEGCDHTVYTFTIIISGLFREHRNEEALKMWDVMIDKGITPTAAAFRALSIGLCLSGKVARACKILDELAPMGVIPETAFEDMLNILCKAGRVKEACKLADGIVDRGREIPGRVRTVLINALRKAGNEDLALKLMHSKIGIGYDRMGSVKRRVKFRILLES